GATGTTCCTGAATTGCCCCGCCTTTGGGGCGTTGATCCGATTGGGTGCGAAAAGGCTGAGGAGTTCAAGAAGTGGctggattagtgacggattttgtgacggattagtgacggatcaagttctcccagttagtgatggattagtgacggatcaagttctcccagttagtgacggattttgtGACGGATCAAGctctcccagttagtgacggattttgtgacggattagtgacggatcaaGCTCTCCCAGTTAGTGGCGGATTaatgacccggtaattaaaaccgtcaaaaatttgacggaaccgtccaaaatggatcAAATGTGAtctgatttcaaatgtgagggatcaaataatttaaaagataatattttggaacaaaatataaaaaaaaacgcaatatgttaaggaccattttgggactttagtcttaaTTATATTATCTGTTCgattatatgatttttttattatactaataattcattaaGTATGATTGTTATATATGAAATAATTGATTTTAGTATTTCATAATAAttgattattattatattaaaattactaTTACCTTCGTCCCGCATTAACCGTCATATTTACTTTTCCGcattcgttttgtaaaaatgataataaataattaaagtgaagaaatagtaaagtaagagagaaatgtAAAGAAGGGTAcataaaaaaagatttattcATGAGTATTCTGTCGTGTTAATGGGGATTCATGAAAAAAAGTATGTTAACTAGTTTTTGTGATACGATTTGGTTTTTCGAATATTGTGCTCAACACTATATATGGTTGAGTGGTTGACTCACATAAGCGTTGtctattcaattttataagCATATCTATACGTATATGTGCTAATTATCACTCACACAACAAGCATAATCATTGTGAAACATGCTTGAAGGAATCGCTTTTGACACTACTTAGTCGTCTAATTAATAATTCAATAAACTACACATGAAAAGCAAAGACTAAAACTTAGGTCATGTCATAATCATAATTGGatatgctttattattattgcGGCCTAAACACGCAATTTCAGAACTATACCCTTTTTATATAACCAAACATACCCTTCTTGATCAATATCTAAATCCAATCGTTCATTAAGTTTTGAAGGGCATGTATTTTATTTGCAAAAAAAAgactactactattaattgaATGAACTACACAAATAGTCCTTGAACTATGCGTTTTGCACGCAAATGGtatataaactttaaaaatatcgtggaTAATCCctgaactaaggtgtaatcacattcTTTTATACATTTTCattattcatcacaattttgtACCAAAAATGCCCCCGATGCATGAAGGGCATTTTTGAACTTTCATATCTAGATATtggatttgatattttctttatctttctctctagtactaaatatgatattttcttatagtttgagtacctaaatgatattattcacttcactttttcaatcattttatgtcatatcttctttctctctctttttctaaattttaggaagtaagaaattaaaatataaaaaatacactatgaaattcttaaatgtaaggaataaaatttaaaattataaatttaattatcaaaataaattttagctaaatttaatttgattatgattaatttttttaatattaaatattataattaataaaaaattaagaatttagttttaattaaaaaacagattttaatattaaaaaataatcaaatcaaatcacaatcaaaattaaattttgtgacaaattatttttataattaaatttataattttgatttttataattaatatatttaagaatttcatagtactattttttattttaattttttacttcctaaaaattttagagaaaaagagaaagaagatatgatataaagtgattgaaaaagtgaagtgaataatatcGTTTTAGGTACTcacactataagaaaatatcatatttagtaatagagagaaatataaaaaaatcaaatccaatACCTATatatgaaagtccaaaaatacccttcatgccttgggggcatttttggtacaaaattgtgatgaataatgaaaaagtataaaaaatgtgattacaccttatATCATGGATTACCCACAacatttttaaagtttaggtaCCATTTACATGCAAAACGCATAGTTCATggaccatttgcgtagttcactcttattaATTTCACCTTTTAGCAACAATCTTGGCACCAATTATGTGGCTCGGTTGGTCGGAATTTGGTGAATAAATACGTGGAATAAGAATATACcatgataaaagaaaaaagtacagtaaaataagaatatatGAATTGTGGATGGGTGGGATTAATAGATATTTGTGACAATAATGTTATCTTAGCCCACAAAAATATCCGACAAAAAAGGGAAACAATTATTTATAATGGAACAAGAGTAATATTAAGTTAAAACGGGAAATATccaaattttaactggatgacaTTTGAACGTTGAAACTGGAGCTGGACCCTCAAAAAATACATCTTCCTGAATTTTTTGTCTTCAACCATACATTCAATTTCTTTTATcgaatagtagtagtatagatTTTCTATATCaacttataaattattttatctaacagtaaaaaatgaataattccCTTTGTAATATGCGCTGAATCAAACACATTGAATAATTAAGAATAAAAAGTGCATTAATTTGGACATTGAAGAGAAGAGTCGTATAAAGGGGCGACCGACGTAGTAATTGACTGCACGggaataaataaacaaataaaacaaattaaaaggcGCGTTAATAATCAATAAGTCAAAATTCATGTGATGGCGAACATGAACATCTGGGGAGGGCACCGACTATATACATGTCATTACAAAATGTATAGGGAAAGACTAATTTATTGATTGGTCAGAATAATTGAAAATTCATTCCATTTACTGCTATTTTTCTGATTagcattaaatatttttctgtAGCACCGTCAAGGACTAAATACTATGCATGATGAAATCCAATGCACTCATTATGCCCATTTCGTTTTACTACTAACTAATTAGACCgaagaaatagtgcatattatTCTTATGATTAAATCTGACAAATCCAATACACCCTTTCTGACTCATTTCGTATTAGCAGAGAGATCGAGgaaatattgcacataatacagcatttaataaaatatgcatATCATTAAATTTAGTAAAGTTGCCAGGTAACAATGATTCACCCTATTTGGTGTAAACAACCCATGCTTTTTATGGTGAAATTGAATCCGTCAATCATCTACTATATCTTAATTTCTTTCATCCCAAATcttgaaataattttatataaggAAACCCTAACAATAAACAGTAAATTAGACTCAATCAGTTATATCCCTTACccctattattattttattcaaatatgTTACTCGCATAGTAGTGCATTAGTTGCTTGCCATGAACTTAAcagtataaaaaaatactactatattcaCAAATTTAAACTATACTCcctattttaattttgaattaacaAAATCCAAGCAGCGCAAAAAATTGAACAGAACGGAACGGCTAATAATTGGGGATACGTCAATCCATAAGCGGGCCCCGCTACGTATAGATTTCAACAAAATCCTACCGACAAATCCGGCCCATTTGCATAGTTCGTTTTTGCAGTCACGTGTTGCTCTGTTACTGGACCATATTTTTACCTTAATTGACTGTAATTACACCGAATTTCAACATATTTCAGTAATTTTAACTGGTTAATAATTACGGCGTGGGATTCACCGCAGTTGGAAATACGGAAACAGAATCCACCAATCGAAAATTAtagagagagaaggaagaaaggagaaggaagaaaaaaatacaGAGCAGACCAGAAAGAGACAGCTAACGAGGCACACGGCATAGTAGTAAAAGTCATAATCTATAGATGCGTTCACATGTATTTCTCTATATCTATAACTCTTTTATTGTGACAGTGTGAGGGCACAGCAACACTTCTCTTCACTGggatcctctctctctctccagaGATTCCTTTTCCCTGCAAATTCAGTCTTTGGATTCGTATAAAGTGCACTGAGTTCTTCTCTTTAGCAGAGGTGTGCGTATATCCGCACACTCAAACCCAATCCTATTTTGCATAAGGTAGTTGCTTGTTTGCTGATCTCTGCATATATGCTTGTTTTTTACTTCTGTCATTTCACTTTCCAATTATTCTCTGTTTCTGAAGGGTGCCAATTCGGCAAATTGGGGGAACTAGTTTATCAATTCGTTTCtgtatttttgtttgatttgggGAAAATATTGACCTACATTGCACGGGCAGATCTGAGTTGGACACTGCACATTTTGGTAAATCTGAAATGAATGATTTGTAGTTAGAGATTCAATTCGGTGTGAAGATTGAGTTTTTTGGGTAATTTCCGTAATAAGTAGGGTGTACTTCAGTCTTCTCAATCGGGTGTGTTTTTTTCACTTGGTTTAATTTCTCTGGTTTTGTTAGGCTGAGAGTGATCATTGAATCAAAGAAACTAAGGGTAGCTGTTTGCACCGATTTTCATCACCCTTTCTCTTTCTTTGATGTCTATGTCTTTGTTCTATTTTTGTGATTTTGCATGTTCAAGTTAGGTGAGAGTGATTGAATTGGTTTCCTTTTCTGAATTGGTGGTGGAGGGGGCCCTCATTAAGTCGGCTGAATTCATAAAGCGTTTGGGCCCAATATCATGTGCAAAATATAAAATCATGCACATAAAAATCCAAAGCGTCTCTATTGCTGTCAAATCTTCAAGTATTTTACTCAAGGTTTAAAGTCAGTTCAAAATCCATTGGATCAACAAaaaatttcatgtttttgtttttctttggaATTTGTTTGAGGATAAAATTATCTTGAGAACATGTAAATTATCTCTTTCTCAAGATCCATGGCATAGTTGAGGTGCTGCTTATTGATTATATCAGAATAGATATCATTTGCTTGCATGTATCATTAGTCTGAGGATTCAATATGATGCTAATTTAGATATCTCAGATCATTGATTTCCTCTCATTGTGCAGCTTGTAGAAAATTCTTGACAATGAAGCACAAAGATGGAAAACCGATTCTTCAGCACGATAAGAATTCTACAAAAGTTCCCATGGCAATAATGTTTGTTGTGCTGTGTGGATTTTCATTCTACCTGGGTGGAATGTTCTGTTCGGAGAAGGAAAAATTTGCAACAAACGAGGTTCCTAAGGCGGTTGAGAATCCAAAGGAAAATGCTGCAATTCCAGCTGCAGGGGCATTGCAGATCAAAGCTGTGAAGTTCAACGAATGCCCTGCTGATTTCCAAGATTACACCCCGTGCACGGATCCTAGGGTGATTTTCATTATCTGAAgtcttttcattttctattgatGAGATTTTGATTATTGTGAATGACATTGTGATATTGTCATGCTTTTTGCAGAGGTGGAGGAAGTTCAGTCTCTACCGGCTTTCCTTCATGGAGCGCCATTGTCCTCCTGTGTTTGAGAAGAAGGACTGCTTAGTCCCGCCTCCCGATGGCTACAAGTTACCTATTAGATGGCCTAAGAGCAAGGATGAATGTTGGTACAGGTAATGTTCGGTGTTTTTTGCTCAGCACTACTCTGGTTTTCAGAGCCGTTTTGTATCTGTTGGAAACTTGACATAATTGATATAATTTGATGATCTCAGAAATGTGCCATATGATTGGATCAATAAACAAAAGTCAAACCAGCattggttgaagaaggaagggGAGAAGTTCCACTTTCCTGGCGGTGGCACTATGTTCCCCAACGGTGTCAGTGAATATGTTGATCATATGCAGGCCTTGATCCCAGGAATGAAAGATGGGACAGTTCGGACAGCCATTGATACCGGATGTGGGGTGAGTCCGATTTTATATGCTTCAACAGCATGCTTGCTTAGTTATTAGCAAGTCTGGTTTATCAATCTGTGTTGTTTCCTTGAAGGATCCATGAGGCCACTGCTTGCTTAGTTTCTTACGATTGGTGTAAATTATCTTATTATTACCCTTTTAGAACAAATTGATCTTCATGGAGTCTTTCTGTATCATTCATAAATAGTAAAAGATGCAACTCATATGTTTGAAGCAGCTGCTGATTTTGACTTCTACCGCTCTGTGTTATTACTTGTTGAGCTGTCTTCCTCTGtttgattatatatttttttcttaatttttttcctAGTTTTATCACTTATACAATGGCATAAGAATTTGTCTCAACTTTCCTCGCTTGATCTATTTAGGTGGCTAGCTGGGGTGGTGATTTACTAGATCGCGGTATTCTCACAGTCTCTCTGGCCCCTAGAGATAACCACGAAGCCCAAGTTCAGTTTGCTTTAGAACGTGGAATTCCTGCAGTTCTGGGCATCATATCAACACAGAGACTTCCTTTTCCCTCCAGCTCCTTCGACATGGCACACTGCTCTCGATGCCTCATTCCATGGACTGAATTTGGTTAGTCACCAGTTcttttgttttctgtttttccTATCCATTATATGCATCCATCTCTTTTGTCTTGATCGAACATAGTCACTGAATATTGCACTTGCTATCATTTTCAGGTGGAATTTATCTCTTAGAGGTGCACCGTATCCTCCGGCCTGGTGGTTTCTGGGTTCTTTCCGGCCCACCTGTAAACTACGAGAACCACTGGAAGG
This portion of the Salvia splendens isolate huo1 chromosome 10, SspV2, whole genome shotgun sequence genome encodes:
- the LOC121752461 gene encoding probable methyltransferase PMT20; the encoded protein is MKHKDGKPILQHDKNSTKVPMAIMFVVLCGFSFYLGGMFCSEKEKFATNEVPKAVENPKENAAIPAAGALQIKAVKFNECPADFQDYTPCTDPRRWRKFSLYRLSFMERHCPPVFEKKDCLVPPPDGYKLPIRWPKSKDECWYRNVPYDWINKQKSNQHWLKKEGEKFHFPGGGTMFPNGVSEYVDHMQALIPGMKDGTVRTAIDTGCGVASWGGDLLDRGILTVSLAPRDNHEAQVQFALERGIPAVLGIISTQRLPFPSSSFDMAHCSRCLIPWTEFGGIYLLEVHRILRPGGFWVLSGPPVNYENHWKGWNTTIEEQKSDYEKLQGLLTSMCFKLYNKKDDIAVWQKLSDSSCYKKLESPDTYPPKCDDGTEPDSAWYTPIRPCVVVPDQKYKKIALKSLPKWPERLHTAPERVSDVRGGSDGAFKHDDSKWKTRAKHYKKLVPAIGTDKIRNVMDMNTLYGGFAAALIDAPLWVMNTVSSYSSNTLGVVYDRGLIGTYHDWCEAFSTYPRTYDLLHLDGLFTAESHRCEMKYVLLEMDRILRPNGYAIIRESSYFVDAVATLAKGMKWGCRKEETEYGVEQEKILICQKKLWYSSKQSSR